From a single Pasteurella atlantica genomic region:
- a CDS encoding valine--tRNA ligase — MTQKFEMADRFNASAVEQALYKHWEESGYFKPTMTENNPSFSIAIPPPNVTGSLHMGHAFQQTLMDTLIRFNRMEGNNTLWQAGTDHAGIATQMVVERKIAAEENKTRHDYGRDAFIDKIWEWKSQSGGTISEQMKRLGNSVDWERERFTMDDGLSEAVKEVFVRLHEEGLIYRGKRLVNWDPKLHTAISDLEVENKESKGSMWHFRYPLANGEKTADGKDYVIIATTRPETMLGDTAIAVHPEDERYQALIGKTVLLPLVNREIPIIADDYVEKEFGTGVVKITPAHDFNDYEVGKRHNLPMINIMTINADIRDVPEVVGSNGKELADFDAEIPADFRGLERFVARKKVVADLDALGLLEKIEPHELKVPYGDRGGVPIEPMLTDQWYVAVQELAKPAIEAVENGDIQFVPKQYENLYFSWMRDLQDWCISRQLWWGHRIPAWYDEQGNVYVGRDEAEVRQKHNIAENIALRQDDDVLDTWFSSALWTFSTLGWPKQTPELKMFHSTDVLITGFDIIFFWVARMIMMTLHFMKDENGKPQVPFKTVYVTGLIRDENGQKMSKSKGNVLDPLDMIDGIDLESLVEKRTGNMMQPQMAAKIEKSTRKQFEDGIAAHGTDALRFTLSALATNGRDINWDMKRLEGYRNFCNKLWNASRFVLTNEKLDLSEGEIEYSVADRWIESEFNRTIETFRNSLKQFRFDLCATAIYEFTWNQFCDWYLELTKPVFANGTQAQIRGASYTLINVLEKLLRLSHPMMPFITEEIWQKVKGFADIEADTIMLQPFPQVESELTDLDAEKSMNWLKDVVTAVRNIRAESNIAPSKALTLLFRNATENDRLMLAENEVLLKAIAKLDEVNLLNTDEKAPLSVAKLVGNTEVLVPMADFINKDAELARLNKEIEKYHNEISRIEKKLGNEAFVAKAPAQVIEKEKAKMADYQTGLEKLQVQYKEIEDL, encoded by the coding sequence ATGACACAAAAATTTGAAATGGCAGATCGTTTTAATGCCAGCGCAGTAGAACAAGCACTTTATAAACACTGGGAAGAAAGTGGTTATTTTAAACCGACAATGACGGAAAATAATCCAAGTTTTTCAATCGCTATCCCACCGCCAAATGTAACAGGTAGCTTACATATGGGACACGCATTCCAACAAACTTTAATGGATACCTTGATCCGTTTTAATCGTATGGAAGGCAATAATACCCTTTGGCAAGCAGGAACTGACCACGCGGGTATCGCAACTCAAATGGTAGTTGAGCGTAAGATCGCAGCGGAAGAAAACAAAACACGCCACGATTATGGACGTGATGCTTTTATTGATAAAATTTGGGAATGGAAATCACAATCAGGTGGCACAATTTCTGAACAAATGAAACGTTTAGGCAACTCGGTAGACTGGGAGCGTGAGCGTTTTACAATGGACGATGGTTTATCAGAAGCGGTAAAAGAAGTGTTCGTTCGTTTACACGAAGAAGGCTTGATTTATCGTGGTAAACGCCTTGTAAACTGGGATCCAAAACTTCACACTGCGATTTCAGATTTAGAAGTTGAAAACAAAGAATCAAAAGGCTCTATGTGGCATTTCCGCTATCCATTAGCGAATGGCGAGAAAACCGCAGACGGTAAAGATTATGTGATTATTGCCACTACTCGTCCTGAAACAATGCTTGGCGATACGGCGATTGCGGTACACCCAGAAGATGAGCGTTATCAAGCGTTAATCGGTAAAACGGTATTATTACCATTAGTAAACCGTGAAATTCCAATTATTGCCGATGATTATGTAGAAAAAGAATTTGGAACAGGCGTGGTTAAAATTACCCCTGCTCACGATTTTAACGACTACGAAGTGGGTAAACGCCATAATTTACCGATGATCAATATTATGACCATCAATGCGGATATCCGTGATGTGCCAGAAGTGGTGGGATCAAACGGTAAAGAATTAGCGGATTTTGACGCTGAAATTCCTGCGGATTTCCGTGGTTTAGAGCGTTTTGTGGCTCGTAAAAAAGTCGTTGCTGATTTAGACGCATTAGGCTTATTAGAAAAAATTGAGCCACACGAATTAAAAGTACCTTATGGCGATCGTGGTGGTGTGCCGATTGAGCCAATGCTAACGGATCAATGGTATGTTGCGGTGCAAGAATTAGCAAAACCTGCAATTGAAGCAGTAGAAAATGGCGATATTCAATTTGTACCAAAACAGTATGAAAACTTATATTTCTCGTGGATGCGTGATTTACAAGACTGGTGTATTTCTCGCCAATTATGGTGGGGACACCGTATTCCTGCGTGGTATGATGAGCAAGGTAATGTTTACGTTGGTCGTGATGAAGCAGAAGTGCGTCAAAAACACAATATTGCTGAAAATATCGCATTACGTCAAGATGATGATGTGCTTGATACGTGGTTCTCATCAGCACTTTGGACATTCTCAACTTTAGGTTGGCCAAAACAAACCCCTGAGCTAAAAATGTTCCACTCAACGGACGTATTGATCACTGGTTTTGACATTATTTTCTTCTGGGTTGCTCGTATGATTATGATGACGTTGCACTTTATGAAAGACGAAAATGGCAAACCGCAAGTACCATTCAAAACTGTGTATGTAACAGGTTTAATTCGTGATGAAAATGGTCAAAAAATGTCAAAATCTAAGGGGAACGTGCTTGATCCATTAGATATGATTGACGGTATTGATTTAGAGTCGCTTGTTGAAAAACGTACTGGCAATATGATGCAACCACAAATGGCAGCGAAAATTGAGAAATCAACTCGTAAGCAGTTTGAAGACGGTATTGCCGCTCACGGAACGGACGCTTTACGCTTTACCCTTTCAGCCTTAGCAACCAACGGACGTGATATTAACTGGGATATGAAACGTCTTGAAGGTTACCGTAATTTCTGTAATAAATTATGGAATGCGAGCCGTTTTGTACTAACTAATGAAAAATTAGATTTAAGTGAAGGCGAGATCGAATATTCAGTCGCTGATCGTTGGATCGAATCTGAATTTAACCGCACTATTGAAACATTCAGAAATAGCTTAAAACAATTCCGTTTTGATTTATGTGCCACAGCTATTTATGAGTTTACGTGGAATCAATTCTGTGACTGGTATTTAGAGTTAACTAAACCTGTTTTCGCAAACGGCACACAAGCTCAAATTCGTGGTGCAAGTTACACCTTGATTAACGTTTTAGAAAAATTATTACGTTTATCACACCCAATGATGCCATTTATTACCGAAGAAATTTGGCAAAAAGTGAAAGGTTTTGCGGATATCGAAGCAGACACCATTATGCTACAACCATTCCCACAAGTGGAATCTGAATTAACCGATCTTGATGCAGAAAAATCAATGAACTGGTTAAAAGATGTGGTAACGGCAGTGCGTAACATCCGTGCAGAAAGCAACATTGCACCAAGCAAAGCATTAACTTTATTATTCAGAAATGCGACTGAAAATGACCGCTTAATGTTAGCTGAAAATGAAGTGTTACTAAAAGCAATCGCTAAACTTGATGAAGTGAATTTGCTAAATACTGATGAAAAAGCACCGCTTAGCGTAGCAAAATTAGTGGGTAATACCGAAGTGTTAGTCCCAATGGCAGATTTCATCAATAAAGATGCGGAGCTTGCTCGCTTAAACAAAGAGATCGAGAAATATCATAACGAAATCAGTCGTATTGAGAAAAAACTCGGTAATGAAGCCTTCGTTGCCAAAGCTCCAGCTCAGGTTATTGAAAAAGAAAAAGCCAAAATGGCAGATTACCAAACCGGCTTAGAAAAATTACAAGTTCAATATAAAGAAATTGAAGATCTGTAA
- a CDS encoding phosphoethanolamine transferase translates to MKRNLLILTIYSLVLFASEILYRYLFNLPPLGKLAETFALIFLILSLFFFAKYRFTQIIIGIFVAFSLVVNNVHYAVYETWLTSRNYLLMFSEIKEVASAGINMIDKVAIPMLWGGVELLFFLSIARFRRKNTKFIFADILFFSIIIFLCARAFKTKNDNGSVLRSNYSRIKVHTYAFTNFFGRTLPYEFFHLSDVPLYLHPKPTANKPKINNIIFITGESFSANHAHVFGYPRNTTPFLDKMLNNENAMLKTSYSTGLLTALSLPAFFNAIPYPNGLKQIDSGNTNFFRLAKEQGYTTNYHTSQPEWAMSILDIMGKRWIDTLTLPTQQTGSLHQGMNDHKLLPYLDKIDFTNNKHFFVLHQRGSHMNYAEYLTEDEKMFKGNTPVDNYDSTIYNTDLLIKKVFDKLQTLPNKDWVLIYTSDHGQYVTNENYHQGTNREANYNVPVFIYTPNKALKQFVDQSFNQCGKLIHHQLATFMINIMGYDMPISGCKTGVINSETLSGDDGYLKISENKVEKVYPSH, encoded by the coding sequence ATGAAACGTAATCTTTTAATTTTAACTATTTATTCATTGGTTTTGTTTGCCAGTGAGATTTTATATCGTTATCTTTTTAATCTTCCTCCTTTAGGAAAACTGGCAGAAACTTTTGCGCTTATTTTTTTGATTCTTTCTCTTTTCTTTTTTGCTAAATATCGTTTTACGCAAATCATTATTGGTATCTTTGTTGCATTTAGTCTTGTTGTTAATAATGTTCACTACGCAGTGTACGAAACTTGGCTCACTAGTCGTAATTATTTACTGATGTTTTCTGAAATTAAAGAAGTAGCTAGTGCAGGTATTAATATGATTGATAAAGTTGCAATCCCTATGTTATGGGGGGGAGTAGAATTGCTGTTCTTTCTTTCAATTGCACGCTTTAGACGTAAAAATACTAAATTTATTTTTGCTGATATTCTTTTCTTTTCCATTATTATCTTTTTATGTGCACGAGCCTTTAAAACAAAAAATGACAACGGCTCAGTGTTAAGAAGTAATTACTCTAGAATTAAAGTTCATACTTATGCTTTTACTAATTTTTTTGGCAGAACGTTACCTTATGAATTCTTTCATTTAAGTGATGTTCCTTTGTATTTACATCCTAAGCCTACAGCGAATAAACCTAAAATTAATAATATTATTTTTATTACAGGTGAAAGTTTTAGTGCCAATCATGCTCACGTCTTTGGCTACCCAAGAAATACGACGCCTTTTTTAGATAAAATGCTGAATAATGAAAATGCAATGCTTAAAACAAGTTATTCTACTGGTTTGCTTACTGCATTATCATTGCCTGCTTTCTTTAATGCTATACCTTATCCAAATGGACTTAAACAGATTGATAGTGGTAATACAAATTTCTTTAGATTGGCTAAAGAACAAGGTTATACAACCAATTATCACACATCACAGCCAGAGTGGGCGATGAGTATTTTAGATATTATGGGAAAACGTTGGATAGATACTTTAACATTACCAACACAACAAACAGGCTCATTACATCAAGGAATGAATGATCACAAATTATTGCCTTATTTAGATAAGATTGATTTTACTAATAACAAACATTTTTTTGTCTTACATCAACGTGGTTCACATATGAACTATGCTGAATATTTAACTGAAGATGAAAAAATGTTTAAAGGAAATACGCCTGTTGATAACTATGACAGTACAATTTATAACACCGATTTATTAATTAAAAAAGTATTTGATAAGTTACAAACATTACCAAATAAAGATTGGGTTTTAATTTATACATCGGATCATGGTCAATATGTTACCAATGAAAACTACCATCAAGGTACCAATAGAGAAGCAAATTATAATGTACCTGTTTTCATTTATACACCAAATAAAGCTTTAAAACAGTTTGTTGATCAAAGTTTTAATCAATGTGGGAAACTTATTCATCATCAATTGGCAACCTTTATGATCAATATTATGGGCTATGATATGCCGATTAGTGGTTGTAAAACAGGAGTGATCAATTCTGAAACATTAAGCGGAGATGATGGTTATTTGAAAATATCTGAGAATAAAGTAGAAAAAGTTTATCCTTCACATTAA
- the lolD gene encoding lipoprotein-releasing ABC transporter ATP-binding protein LolD, whose translation MTTQLLHCENISKFYQEGEQKTQVLNNISFSMNEGELVAIVGSSGSGKSTLLHTLGGLDQPSSGKVFIKEELLQKLNSNKLARLRNQYLGFVYQFHHLMADFSAIENVMMPMLIGKKNKTEAKDRAEKMLQAVGLAHRLSHRPSALSGGERQRVAIARALVNEPALVLADEPTGNLDRKTTESIFELIKQLNEEQNIAFLLVTHDLNLASQFSRKLCMQDGVLKEEL comes from the coding sequence ATGACAACTCAATTACTTCACTGTGAAAATATCAGCAAATTTTATCAAGAAGGTGAACAAAAAACACAGGTTTTAAATAATATCTCTTTTTCAATGAATGAGGGAGAACTTGTGGCGATTGTTGGAAGTTCAGGCTCAGGGAAAAGTACTTTATTACACACACTCGGCGGATTAGATCAACCAAGTAGTGGTAAAGTATTTATTAAAGAGGAATTACTACAAAAACTAAACAGTAATAAATTGGCTCGCTTACGTAATCAATACCTTGGATTTGTGTATCAGTTTCATCATTTAATGGCAGATTTTAGTGCGATTGAAAATGTAATGATGCCAATGTTAATTGGTAAAAAAAATAAAACGGAAGCAAAAGATCGTGCAGAAAAGATGCTACAAGCAGTAGGGCTGGCTCATCGTTTAAGTCATCGTCCATCTGCTCTTTCAGGAGGAGAGCGTCAGCGTGTTGCAATAGCGAGGGCGTTAGTAAATGAACCTGCTTTAGTACTAGCTGATGAACCGACAGGGAATTTAGATCGCAAAACAACAGAAAGTATTTTTGAGTTGATTAAACAACTCAATGAAGAACAAAATATTGCGTTTTTATTGGTTACTCACGACTTAAATCTTGCCAGTCAATTTTCTCGCAAACTTTGTATGCAAGATGGCGTGTTGAAAGAGGAATTATAA
- the lolE gene encoding lipoprotein-releasing ABC transporter permease subunit LolE codes for MNTPFFISWRYQATKQKNRLVSLISLFSSIGIALGVAVLIIGLSAMNGFERELNQRVLSVVPHAELLSYQNGQLQPIEKGKELENLVKNNPNVTASAPFVSFTALIENGSKLKIVQVKGVSADKQQQVSALHQFIEQSQWQTFKQNGGLILGAGIARDLGINTGDEITLLLPETQSDNKFAQPQHFSLTVTGILRLDGQLDHSYALIPIEKAQELLAYSTSQYSGIELSVKSPFNVKNLTMPELEQFPQALYLQTWIDKFGYMYNDIHLIRTIMYIAMVLVIGVACFNIISTLVMAVKDKQGDIAIQRTLGANNYFIQKIFLWYGLISGMKGAISGIILGVIISLNLTAIIKSLESFIGIKLLSDGIYFVNFLPSELHWLDIVWVLLATVILSLVASLYPAIRASKLEPAKVLSGH; via the coding sequence ATGAATACGCCTTTTTTTATTAGTTGGCGATACCAAGCAACCAAACAAAAAAATCGCCTTGTTTCTCTTATTTCATTATTTTCTAGCATTGGGATTGCTCTTGGCGTTGCTGTGTTGATTATTGGATTAAGTGCAATGAATGGGTTTGAACGAGAACTCAATCAGCGAGTGCTTTCTGTGGTTCCTCACGCTGAATTATTATCTTATCAAAATGGGCAATTACAGCCGATTGAAAAGGGAAAAGAATTAGAAAATTTGGTAAAAAATAATCCAAATGTGACCGCTTCAGCCCCTTTTGTCAGTTTTACCGCATTGATTGAAAATGGTTCAAAATTAAAAATTGTACAGGTAAAAGGGGTTTCAGCGGATAAACAGCAACAAGTCAGTGCGTTACACCAATTTATTGAACAATCACAATGGCAAACCTTCAAGCAAAATGGTGGCTTAATTTTAGGGGCAGGCATTGCTCGTGATTTAGGTATTAATACTGGTGATGAGATTACTTTATTATTGCCAGAAACCCAAAGTGATAACAAATTTGCTCAACCACAACATTTTAGTTTAACCGTGACTGGTATTTTACGCTTAGATGGTCAGCTTGATCATAGTTATGCTTTAATTCCTATTGAAAAAGCTCAAGAGTTACTTGCTTATAGTACTTCTCAGTATTCAGGAATTGAACTCTCTGTTAAGTCACCTTTTAATGTAAAAAATCTGACTATGCCTGAATTGGAGCAATTTCCTCAAGCTCTCTATTTACAAACGTGGATCGATAAATTTGGGTATATGTATAACGATATTCACCTTATCCGAACTATTATGTATATTGCAATGGTCTTGGTAATCGGTGTGGCGTGTTTTAATATCATCTCTACTTTGGTAATGGCAGTGAAAGATAAACAAGGGGATATTGCCATTCAGCGAACCCTTGGTGCAAATAACTATTTCATTCAAAAAATATTTCTTTGGTATGGATTGATTTCAGGAATGAAAGGGGCGATTTCAGGAATTATTTTAGGTGTAATTATTTCCCTTAATCTTACCGCTATTATTAAAAGTTTAGAAAGTTTTATTGGAATAAAATTACTTTCAGATGGGATTTATTTCGTGAATTTTTTACCGAGTGAATTACACTGGTTAGATATTGTATGGGTGTTATTAGCAACGGTGATATTAAGTTTAGTTGCTAGTTTGTATCCTGCCATTAGAGCCTCTAAATTAGAGCCAGCTAAAGTGTTAAGTGGGCATTAA
- the ffh gene encoding signal recognition particle protein → MFENLSDRLSQTLKTISGKGRLTEDNIKDTLREVRMALLEADVALPVVREFISKVKERAIGVEVNKSLTPGQEFVKIVQAELENAMGEANEGLNLASQPPAVILMAGLQGAGKTTSVGKLSKFLKEKHKKKVLVVSADVYRPAAIKQLETLASDLDIAFFPSETSQKPTEIATAALKYAKLNFFDVLIVDTAGRLHIDSEMMDEIKQIHQVLNPIETLFTVDAMTGQDAANTAKAFNEALPLTGVILTKVDGDARGGAALSIRQITGKPIKFLGVGEKTDALEPFHPDRIASRILGMGDVLSLIEDLEKSVDREKAEKMAKKFKKGDAFTLEDFREQLIEMKKMGGMASMLDKLPGAKNLPAHVKGQVDDKMFHKMEAIINSMTLKERANPSIIKGSRRKRIAMGSGTKVQDVNKLLKQFDDMQKMMKKMRKGGMSKMMRGMQGMMGGAGGMGGMFGGRR, encoded by the coding sequence ATGTTTGAAAATTTATCCGATAGACTTTCCCAAACCCTTAAAACTATTAGTGGCAAAGGGCGTTTAACTGAAGACAATATTAAAGACACCCTCCGTGAAGTGCGTATGGCATTGCTTGAAGCGGACGTGGCGTTACCTGTAGTACGTGAATTTATCAGCAAGGTAAAAGAGCGTGCGATTGGCGTTGAAGTCAATAAAAGCCTTACTCCGGGGCAAGAATTCGTTAAAATTGTTCAAGCTGAACTTGAAAATGCAATGGGTGAAGCCAACGAAGGACTAAACCTTGCAAGCCAACCACCTGCGGTCATTTTAATGGCGGGTTTACAGGGGGCTGGTAAAACCACCTCTGTGGGTAAATTATCTAAATTCTTAAAAGAAAAACATAAGAAAAAAGTCTTAGTGGTGTCTGCCGACGTTTATCGTCCTGCGGCGATCAAACAGTTAGAAACCCTAGCCAGTGATTTAGATATCGCTTTCTTCCCAAGTGAAACCAGTCAAAAACCGACTGAAATTGCGACGGCAGCCCTAAAATACGCAAAATTAAATTTCTTTGATGTGTTGATTGTGGATACGGCAGGGCGTTTGCACATTGATAGCGAAATGATGGACGAAATCAAACAAATTCATCAGGTGCTAAATCCAATCGAAACCTTATTCACTGTGGACGCAATGACGGGGCAAGATGCGGCGAATACGGCGAAAGCCTTTAATGAGGCGTTGCCTTTAACGGGTGTAATCTTAACCAAAGTGGACGGTGATGCACGTGGTGGTGCGGCGTTATCGATTCGTCAAATCACAGGTAAACCGATTAAATTCTTAGGTGTGGGTGAAAAAACCGACGCCTTAGAACCTTTCCACCCTGATCGTATCGCTTCTCGTATTTTAGGAATGGGTGATGTGCTTTCTCTAATCGAAGATTTAGAAAAATCTGTTGATCGTGAAAAAGCTGAGAAAATGGCAAAAAAATTCAAGAAAGGTGATGCGTTTACCCTTGAAGATTTTCGTGAACAACTGATCGAAATGAAAAAAATGGGCGGAATGGCATCAATGCTTGATAAATTACCGGGAGCAAAAAATCTACCTGCTCACGTGAAAGGTCAAGTAGATGATAAAATGTTCCATAAAATGGAAGCCATTATCAACTCAATGACGTTAAAAGAGCGTGCTAATCCATCCATTATCAAAGGATCACGCCGTAAACGTATCGCAATGGGTTCAGGAACGAAAGTACAAGATGTGAATAAATTACTCAAACAGTTCGACGATATGCAAAAAATGATGAAAAAAATGCGTAAAGGCGGAATGAGTAAAATGATGAGAGGTATGCAAGGAATGATGGGCGGTGCTGGCGGAATGGGTGGTATGTTTGGTGGTCGCCGTTAG
- the thrC gene encoding threonine synthase — MNLYNIKHPEENVNFAQAVRQGLGKDQGLFFPEILPKLDNIDELLAMPLVERSQAILGAIIGDELPTETLNNVIKNAFTFPAPLEKVTENIYALELFHGPTLAFKDFGGRFMAQALKAVTSDQKITILTATSGDTGAAVAHAFYGLENIEVVILYPKGKISPLQEKLFCTLGKNIRTVAIKGDFDDCQALVKQAFDDKYLRETIGLNSANSINISRLLAQICYYFEAVAQLPKEKRQNLVVSVPSGNFGNLTAGLIAKSLGLPIKRFIASTNSNDTVPRYLQSGEWQPNPTVATLSNAMDVSRPNNWPRVEELFKRNNWSLKELASGMLTDLQTEQSLQAMNELGYLCEPHGAIAYQMLVNQLAENETGVFLCTAHPAKFKESVDRILNIDLPLPEALDKHNKMPLLSDEMDNNFEQLKGYLLK; from the coding sequence ATGAATTTATACAACATCAAACACCCAGAAGAAAATGTTAATTTTGCTCAAGCTGTGCGTCAAGGATTGGGAAAGGATCAAGGACTATTTTTTCCTGAGATTTTACCCAAATTAGATAATATTGATGAACTGTTAGCAATGCCGTTGGTAGAGCGTAGCCAAGCGATTTTAGGGGCGATTATCGGCGATGAATTACCAACAGAGACCTTAAATAATGTCATTAAAAATGCCTTCACGTTTCCTGCTCCCCTTGAAAAAGTCACAGAGAATATTTATGCCTTAGAACTTTTTCACGGTCCAACCTTAGCTTTTAAAGATTTCGGCGGACGTTTTATGGCACAAGCTTTGAAAGCGGTTACTTCTGATCAAAAAATTACCATTTTGACCGCAACCTCTGGTGATACTGGAGCGGCAGTAGCACACGCATTTTATGGTTTAGAAAATATTGAAGTGGTTATTTTATATCCAAAAGGAAAAATCAGCCCACTGCAAGAAAAGTTATTCTGTACGTTAGGTAAAAATATTCGCACCGTTGCAATCAAGGGCGATTTTGATGATTGCCAAGCCTTAGTTAAACAGGCTTTTGATGATAAATATTTACGAGAAACCATCGGCTTAAATTCAGCCAATTCCATCAATATCAGCCGTTTGTTGGCTCAAATTTGTTACTATTTTGAAGCAGTGGCACAACTTCCAAAAGAAAAACGACAAAATCTTGTCGTGTCCGTACCAAGTGGTAACTTTGGGAATTTAACAGCAGGATTAATCGCCAAAAGTTTAGGTTTACCTATTAAACGTTTTATTGCTTCAACCAATAGTAACGATACTGTACCTCGTTACTTACAATCAGGAGAATGGCAACCTAATCCAACGGTTGCAACTCTTTCTAATGCAATGGATGTAAGCCGTCCAAATAACTGGCCTCGTGTAGAAGAATTGTTTAAACGTAACAACTGGTCACTTAAAGAATTAGCATCAGGAATGTTGACCGATCTTCAAACAGAGCAAAGTTTACAAGCAATGAATGAATTAGGTTATTTATGCGAACCGCACGGTGCCATTGCTTATCAAATGTTGGTAAATCAATTAGCAGAAAATGAAACAGGTGTTTTCCTTTGCACTGCTCATCCTGCTAAATTCAAAGAAAGTGTCGATCGTATTTTAAATATTGATCTTCCATTACCAGAAGCATTAGATAAGCATAATAAAATGCCATTGCTTTCTGATGAAATGGATAATAATTTTGAACAGTTAAAGGGCTATTTGTTGAAATAA
- the prmC gene encoding peptide chain release factor N(5)-glutamine methyltransferase — protein MNYAQWLNDAEALLSKNCKQDPYLNPKSDARVLLQFVTRQSKSRLFAFAETELLEAEQQQLKVLLSRRLKGEPIAYIIGKKEFWSLPLKVATSTLIPRPDTERLVEVALEFALKRLDFCENLQILDLGTGTGAIALALASELGKKVQIIGVDKSLNAVQLAEQNRKSLGFEQVHFLQSDWFSSLQNKQFDLIVSNPPYIDKQDQNLQQGDVRFEPLSALVAEQQGLSDLQKIVSNAPLYLASKGGLFLEHGWQQAIQVQQLFDLTLWNKPCTEQDYANNDRVTWAILK, from the coding sequence ATGAACTATGCCCAATGGCTTAATGATGCAGAGGCATTGCTATCAAAGAATTGTAAACAAGACCCTTATCTTAATCCAAAATCTGATGCACGGGTATTGTTGCAATTTGTAACGAGACAATCTAAGTCTCGTTTGTTTGCCTTTGCTGAAACAGAATTACTAGAGGCGGAACAACAGCAACTTAAGGTGTTATTATCCCGTCGTTTAAAAGGTGAACCAATAGCTTATATTATTGGTAAAAAAGAATTTTGGTCGTTACCATTAAAAGTGGCAACCTCTACCTTAATTCCTCGCCCTGATACAGAAAGATTAGTGGAAGTTGCATTAGAGTTTGCTTTGAAGCGGTTAGATTTTTGTGAAAATTTACAAATTTTGGATTTGGGTACTGGAACGGGTGCAATAGCATTGGCACTGGCAAGTGAATTAGGCAAAAAAGTACAAATTATCGGTGTTGATAAATCATTAAATGCAGTACAATTAGCAGAACAAAATAGAAAAAGCTTAGGATTTGAGCAGGTACATTTTTTACAAAGCGATTGGTTTAGTTCTTTGCAAAATAAACAATTTGATCTTATTGTAAGTAATCCTCCTTATATTGATAAACAAGACCAAAATTTACAACAAGGGGATGTTCGGTTTGAACCACTTTCAGCATTGGTTGCTGAACAACAAGGATTGAGTGATTTGCAAAAAATTGTGAGTAACGCACCGCTTTATTTAGCATCTAAAGGGGGCTTGTTTCTTGAACACGGTTGGCAACAAGCAATACAGGTACAACAATTATTTGATCTCACTTTGTGGAATAAACCTTGTACTGAACAGGATTATGCAAATAATGATCGAGTAACTTGGGCAATATTAAAGTAA
- a CDS encoding SirB1 family protein, with amino-acid sequence MNKQTKQERELKQFLYKELLRLSLVIDDSFHSPQVFGYMSSLVRKVKKLVNAETEEQRINQLLDLVYNEWGFYCDRDYFNIENILMNYVLSDRRGMPVSIGAVVLYLAAALELPIYPVNFPTQLILRADYIDDNNQPKTRFINPWGGQTLSLEQLQKWLEGEFGFETELSLEFTKVAEINELLERLETIAKMALTREGNYEKALALIEYRLIFMPDDPYEIRDRGMVLASLDCFDAAAKDLNYFIEQCPEDPSALMLKLEMPTLLKHTHHNQLH; translated from the coding sequence ATGAATAAACAAACAAAACAGGAAAGAGAGTTAAAACAGTTTCTCTATAAAGAATTATTAAGACTTTCATTGGTTATTGATGATAGTTTTCATTCACCTCAGGTTTTTGGATATATGTCTAGTTTAGTCAGAAAAGTAAAAAAATTAGTGAATGCCGAAACAGAGGAGCAACGTATAAATCAACTATTAGATTTGGTTTATAATGAATGGGGATTTTATTGTGATCGAGACTATTTTAATATTGAAAATATTTTGATGAATTATGTTCTATCTGATAGACGAGGAATGCCTGTTTCAATTGGTGCAGTCGTTCTTTATTTGGCAGCAGCATTAGAGCTTCCAATTTATCCTGTGAATTTCCCAACACAATTAATTTTACGAGCAGACTATATTGATGATAATAATCAACCTAAAACTCGTTTTATCAATCCTTGGGGAGGGCAAACGCTTTCATTGGAGCAATTACAAAAATGGTTAGAGGGTGAATTTGGATTTGAAACAGAGCTATCACTTGAATTTACCAAAGTTGCTGAAATTAATGAGTTATTAGAACGTTTGGAAACCATTGCTAAAATGGCATTAACTCGTGAAGGTAATTATGAAAAAGCGTTAGCTTTGATTGAGTATCGTCTCATTTTTATGCCTGATGATCCTTATGAAATTAGAGACCGAGGAATGGTATTAGCCAGTTTGGATTGCTTTGATGCAGCGGCGAAAGATCTTAATTATTTTATTGAGCAATGCCCTGAAGATCCTTCAGCATTAATGTTAAAACTGGAAATGCCAACATTATTAAAACACACACATCATAATCAACTGCATTGA